The following are encoded together in the Oncorhynchus nerka isolate Pitt River linkage group LG25, Oner_Uvic_2.0, whole genome shotgun sequence genome:
- the ptgfr gene encoding prostaglandin F2-alpha receptor, giving the protein MPGNGSSEAGCSKTATGSYSNTTCGQTELSVTASVISMTVGIFSNILALCILVNAYRRFRLKTKASFLLFASGLVGTDLLGHLINGSLVLYVYACNKEWEAFDPHHILCSLFGVSMVFFGLSPLLLGSLMAVERCIGVTRPLFHSTALAAHHMKRLLGLTWLLAALVALLPVLLWRPYQVQRSQSWCFFRMEGPRNWLDVVLPLIFSTLGLLALLVSIVCNTLTSCTLLQSKLRCHRQCRRKDTSHHFEMICQLMTIMLVSCVCWGPLLVNVIILSTQVQGERAFARLLLAVRMATWNQILDPWVYILLRKAILKRLFLLVHSCWCIKSHSHPLNRWKCSPVKGSGETSGSSISTKPEFFCLDGSVGGLPDTIIKPIT; this is encoded by the exons ATGCCAGGCAATGGGAGTTCCGAGGCGGGATGCAGCAAGACAGCAACAGGCAGCTACTCCAACACCACCTGTGGCCAGACGGAGCTGTCCGTCACCGCCTCCGTCATTTCCATGACCGTGGGCATCTTCTCCAACATCCTGGCTCTCTGCATCCTGGTCAACGCCTACCGTCGCTTCCGCCTCAAGACGAAGGCCTCCTTCCTGCTGTTCGCCAGCGGCCTGGTGGGCACCGATCTCCTGGGCCACCTCATTAACGGCTCCCTGGTGCTATATGTCTACGCTTGTAACAAGGAGTGGGAAGCCTTTGACCCACACCACATCCTGTGCAGTCTCTTCGGGGTGTCCATGGTGTTTTTCGGTCTGAGCCCCCTGCTCCTGGGTAGCCTAATGGCGGTGGAACGCTGCATTGGTGTCACCAGGCCCCTGTTCCACTCCACAGCCCTTGCCGCCCACCACATGAAGAGGCTGCTGGGGCTGACCTGGCTGTTAGCTGCCCTGGTGGCTCTGCTACCTGTGCTGCTGTGGAGGCCCTACCAGGTGCAGCGCTCCCAGAGCTGGTGTTTCTTCCGCATGGAGGGGCCCCGCAACTGGCTGGACGTGGTGCTCCCGCTGATCTTCTCTACACTGGGCCTCCTGGCTCTGCTGGTGTCCATTGTGTGCAACACACTGACCAGCTGCACCCTACTGCAGTCCAAGCTGCGCTGCCACCGCCAATGTCGCCGCAAGGACACCTCCCACCACTTTGAGATGATCTGCCAGCTCATGACCATCATGCTTGTGTCCTGTGTGTGCTGGGGCCCTTTATTG GTTAACGTCATCATACTGAGCACCCAGGTCCAGGGCGAGCGTGCGTTTGCCCGCCTGCTGCTGGCAGTCCGCATGGCCACCTGGAACCAGATCCTGGACCCCTGGGTCTACATCCTCCTGAGGAAGGCCATCCTCAAGAGGCTCTTCCTGCTGGTGCACAGCTGCTGGTGCATCAAGTCCCACTCCCACCCCCTCAACCGGTGGAAGTGCAGCCCAGTGAAAGGCTCTGGGGAGACCAGCGGCAGCTCCATCAGCACTAAACCAGAATTCTTCTGTTTGGATGGAAGTGTTGGAGGCCTACCAGACACAAT